Proteins encoded together in one Mycobacterium sp. MS1601 window:
- a CDS encoding LLM class flavin-dependent oxidoreductase — protein MTTPLRSRLGTFGAWLHPGYGDAARTEFAAEAEELGYPTVWLGLGAASVTDLAFAERILEATESIIVATAIVNMWTNDANPYLTLSNYTKP, from the coding sequence ATGACCACACCGTTGCGATCCCGCCTCGGCACGTTCGGAGCTTGGTTGCATCCCGGCTACGGCGACGCCGCACGCACCGAGTTCGCCGCCGAGGCCGAGGAATTGGGCTATCCCACGGTGTGGCTCGGCCTGGGCGCCGCATCCGTCACCGATCTGGCGTTCGCCGAGAGAATCCTCGAAGCCACCGAATCGATCATCGTGGCGACCGCGATCGTGAACATGTGGACCAACGACGCCAACCCCTACCTCACCTTGAGCAACTACACGAAACCTTGA
- a CDS encoding nuclear transport factor 2 family protein translates to MDRSLANASPSALPAVISAYLTASEKRDVDATVACFSDDATVLDEGVQRRGMTEIRRWREDVDTTFHYTSTLTRWSVVGAAEGTQRYEVTLHLRGDFPGGEVDLVNAFTIRDGRIVDLRIVPAAS, encoded by the coding sequence ATGGACCGGTCACTCGCGAATGCCTCCCCATCGGCACTGCCCGCCGTGATTTCGGCATACCTGACGGCCTCCGAGAAGCGTGACGTGGATGCCACCGTCGCGTGCTTCAGCGACGATGCCACCGTGCTCGACGAGGGCGTACAGCGGCGCGGAATGACCGAGATCCGCCGCTGGCGCGAAGACGTCGACACGACATTCCACTACACGTCCACGCTGACACGGTGGTCTGTGGTCGGAGCCGCCGAAGGCACTCAGCGCTACGAGGTGACCCTGCATCTACGGGGCGACTTCCCCGGCGGTGAGGTCGACCTGGTCAACGCCTTCACCATCCGCGACGGCCGTATCGTCGATCTTCGCATCGTGCCGGCGGCATCATGA